The Salvelinus alpinus chromosome 14, SLU_Salpinus.1, whole genome shotgun sequence genomic sequence CTCCAGGTCATCCAGGACTTGTTGGACTTACAGGAGCGGGCATCCAGGGGGAGAAGGTAAGATGAGTGGCGAAGGTTAACGTAACACTACACTTGCATgcccatcaaacacacacacatgtgattGTGATTTTTATTCCTCAGGGAGTGGAGGGTCCCAGAGGTCCACCTGGTGGCAGAGGACCTCAAGGAGAGGGCTTACCTGGACCTAAGGTTGGTAAAGACAATGTAAAGCCATGAATTGAaggccaagataatggaattctcTAATTGCTGTTGTTTGTAGCTAGCCTGTTGTTTTTGCCTGGTGGATTTTTCACCCTGCTTTCCATTCTCTTATTTCTAGGGTGATCAAGGTTTACCAGGAGAGCTCGGAGCTACAGGGGAGAGAGGCGTTGGTGAGCCAGGGCCAAAGGTAAGACAATACCTTATCCACCCTCTTCCAAATAATTAAAAACACCTTCTCAAATAAGCCTGTTGAACTtgtgatatattttttaaagcaatTTGTTTCTTTTCCAGGGTGAGCTTGGTACATCTGGCCTGGCTGGCTTACCTGGTCTTCCAGGCGAGGACGGGGCTCCAGGACAGAAGGTGTGTTATTTCACCTTTACACCACTTCTATAGATCCAGTATAGTTCTATAGATCCAGTATAGTTCTATAGATCCAGTATACTTCTATAGATCCAGTATACTTCTATAGATCCAGTATACTTCTATAGATCCAGTATAGTTCTATAGATCCAGTATACTTCTATAAATCCAGTATAGTTCTATAGATCCAGTATAGTTCTATAGATCCAGTATACTTCTATAGATCCAGTATAGTTCTATAGATCCAGTATACTTCTATAGATCCAGTATACTTCTATAGATCCAGTATAGTTCTATAGATCCAGTATACTTCTATAGATCCAGTATACTTCTATAGATCTAGTATAGTTCTATAGATCCAGTATAGTTCTATAGATCCAGTACACCACAAAGGAAAGGAATGTGCCAATGTGAAATGGTCTGTCCCATCTACCCTTCGCCACTGCCAGGGTGAGGCGGGTGTAGCTGGTATAAGAGGTCCTGATGGAGCAGCAGGGATCGGCACCCAGGGCGAGAAGGTAGGTTTCACATCCTTACCCTTCTGTCATACTAACCTGTAAGCACCAAGAAAGGTGTCATGTAAATGATATGTGCGCCACCCCTACCAGGGAGACCAGGGTCAGAGGGGCATCCGTGGATTACATGGACCTCCTGGCATGACCGGACCCTCAGGGGCAAaggtaataatgataataatatttGGTTGCATTTATATAGCGCCTTTTCACCTACAGTAGATTCTCAAAGCACTTTgcatagtggggggggggggggggggcagaatgcTCACCCAACGTAAGCTAGCAtagtggagaggtgaggagtgatataTGCCAAATGGGAATCAGGTGGATAATTAGGTGGACATGATTGAAAGGGGCCAGGTTGGGAATTTGACCAGAACAcctctactcttacgataagtatCATGGTGAgaataacacaataacacacaatagcacaatctGATCACAGCATTGGAGATTTAGCGAACCTGATAGAATTGTTTGCTTTGACCTACCATTATTCATTAAATTAACGTCTATTTAGGTTATTTACAACCAACACTCAACACACACTATATTGACTGCATATTTTTTGAGGTTGTTGTAATAGCAGCCCAACAGTTTGAGTTCAACCAAAATACACTAGAAGATTACAAAAGTGGGAAACTCTGCAGAAAATCTCTGCAGGCTGCTGGTAGTGTAGGGCTTGTTTGGATAAAGTGTCTGTAGAGTTCAatgttatttgaatttttttcagGGGGAGCCTGGCACACCAGGCCGACTGGGCATGCCAGGACTACCGGGACGGGCCATTGCAGGTCCCAAGGTAAGAAATACACATCTATTAACACCCTGTTTCTGTATGCAGGTCTTGGCAGGTACTGTACACATTTGACAGGCCTGTTAGCCTGCAGTAAGAAACACTGTTACATGCAGTCTGTTGCAATGCATCATCATATCCTGGCTGATAAACAGCATTGTGATGAGCTTATCTCATCCTCTGTCTCAGGGTGATATAGGCCCACCTGGTCCCTCTGGGCCGACTGGAGAGACAGGCTATGGGCTACCTGGGCCAAAGGTAAGTGTTGCAATTCACAACAAAGAAAATATGAAATTACTATTACTATGAGGCATATGCTCATCGTTTGAATAATGTTTTTACCAGGGTGATCGTGGTAATCCTGGTCCATCAGGACCTTTTGGGCCCAAAGGTGAAGGTTTCCCTGGTCCAGTGGTGAGTACTTACAACCAGCATGACCAACTGCATACTTAACTGCAGATTACTGGTGTTAAGCCAAACTCATTCAATTTGGATTGTTCCCCGTTCTTTTTTTAGGGTCCTCCAGGCCTTCCAGGTCTACAGGGAGAGCAGGGCCCTGAGGGCGTTGGCATCCCAGGACCTAAGGTACTTGTCATGTATCTGTCCCTAAATCATCTATGTCAATCTGCTACAACCTACTACATGTCAATGTGAATGTGTATTATGTATCGTACGTGACTCTACATCTGTCTGTCCCAGGGAGACATTGGCTTCAGAGGATTGCCAGGTTTTCCAGGCCCAAAAGGAAAGGGTGTGCAAGGACCACCGGTATGAAGCTAATATTAACAGAACTTCCATTATTAAGCCATAGGTCACATTCTGAGTGTAATACGTGGCATACCTTAACACATACCAGTAGTGACGGCAATGTCCAAACTTAATCAACTTTAGTTATAGTCTGTAGCCTGTCCGTCCCCTCCCATTAAATTAGCATCATTGGTTTACAGGGTAACATTGGAAGGAAAGGACCCCCTGGTCCAAATGGGCCCCCGGGGGAAGGTCTGCAGGGCCCCAAGGTATGTTTAATAACACCGTCCACTCCTGACCTGTAATCTTTAGTGTGTTTTAGCTCTTTTTCAACTACCTGGCCTTTGGGTAAATGACCACCCTATGGGTCTTGTATTGATTAATGATTAATCTTTTGTATTTTAGGGTGAGCAGGGGTCTCAGGGTGTGACAGGGCCAAGGGGACCCATAGGGGAAGGATTCCCAGGAGGTAAGGTAAGAGGATGACATGCATGCTTCAACTCATAACCCTCTTCCTCTGATGGATGTAGTGACCTTGTCTCTAACAGCAGTGCTCCTGTttcttcctcctgtctcttcACTGCAGGGTGACCGTGGCTTGCAGGGTGAGAGAGGAAATAAGGGTGTAAAGGGGGGCATGGGAGATTCTGGGGTTCCTGGAGAGTCTGTGAGTTTTCTAAATATTCATTGTTTTACTAAAATTGCtgttttatgatgttatttcatataatTTAGAAGTAGTGATGTATGAATCATTTCAAATGTTTTCTCATATCTCAGGGGAGGCCAGGAGTAAAGGGTGAAGCAGGGCTTACAGTAAGTTCACAAACTTTACATATTGCTTGAATGACTCTGTAatacaaaaatatgaaatatgaatATAACTCTCACACTTCTATCACTTCCAGAGAGAAGACATCATTAAATTGATCAAGGAAATATGTGGTAAGCCTAACACCATGATAATAATAAATCCAAGCTAAAACATGAAGCATTAATTAAATAATGTTAATTCAGCATCTCTCTCATGCTTTTAGGATGTGGAATCAAGTGCAAGGAGAGGCCAATGGAGCTTGTATTCGTCATTGACAGCTCAGAGAGTGTTGGTCCGGAAAACTTTGAAATCATCAAGGACTTCGTCACAGCGCTGGTGGACCGTACCACTGTTGGACGTAACGCCACCAGAATTGGACTGGTTCTGTACAGTCTGGATGCCCACCTGGAGTTCAATCTGTCGCGCTACATGACCAAACAAGATGTCAAGCAGGCCATCAGGAACATGTCCTACGTGGGTGAGGGAACCTATACTAGCACCGCCATCCGGAAGGCTACCCAGGAGGCCTTCTACAGTGCCCGTACTGGGGTTAGGAAAGTGGCCATTGTTAtcacagatggacagacagacaaacgagAGCCTGTGAAGCTAGACATTGCTGTGAGGGAGGCCCATGCTGCCAACATTGAGATGTATGCCCTGGGGATTGTCAACATCTCAGATACAACCCAGGCCGAATTCCTGCGTGAACTATATCTGATCGCCTCGGACCCCGACAGTGAACATATGTATTTCATCGACGATTTCAACATTCTACCAGGTGATTAACATGGTCATATGTGTATGGTATCACACATTACTTAATACAATGCTGTTGTACAGTAATAACAACTTTACCCTTTATTGTCATACAGATATCATATTTTATAGTTTACCTGAGGTTGTCatttctctccttctgtctttcaGCTCTGGAGTCAAAACTTGTTAGCCAGTTATGTGAGGATGAGAATGGAGCCCTTGTGTTGTATCGCAACGCTAATGACTTTGGAAGGAATGGGAACAACGGTCATGGGAACAACGGTCATGGGAACAACGGTCATGGGAACAACGGACAGGGGAACAACGGACAGGGGAACAGCGGACAGGGGAACAGCGGACATGGGAATAACGGACATGGGAATAACGAACATGGAAACACCTATAATGAGGATCCTATCCTAAATCCAAGTGGACGCACCAGTTCCCAGAGTCACATCAGAGGCCGTGGAGATAACTTTGCTCTGCCCCTCAATGCTGGACCACTCCCAGTGCAGGTTCAAGTAGACCTTTACAGGACACATTTATATCATACAAAGTATCTCTCCTTAGGTGTTATAGAGGAGCAATTGAAGGATTGCTTTGTTATAGTCATTGCTCTGTTAgtcaattaaattacattttagcagtagtgggttgagttactgtcTAActaatctatgtgtgtgtgtcatcatccAGGTGGATGATGAAGAGGGTGAAGATTTAGACGTAAGGACCCACGTGCGAGGAGGTAGTACTGTGGCTGTAGTTAACAAAACAGTATCCATCTTCCCTGCAAGGGAAAGCTCCCACTCCAACACAGCtgtctcatcatcatcatcaggatCTGCATCATCATCCTCAGGAACATCAGGTTCAGCTTCATCATCCAGCGAGGGCCAATTTCAGCCTGTATCAATTCCTATCCCTGATTCTATTTTCCCCCAAGGTTAGGACCTAACACTGCAACATGTTGTGTTAGATAAAGAAACACAGTCATTTCTGTCATGGAAGTTGACATTCACTATTTTTGCACGTTTTCAAATTCcttgaattcggaaagtattcagacccttttactttttccacatttaattacattacagccttattctaaaatggattaaatcaatatttttcttcctcaatctacacacaataccccctaatgacaaagctaaaaccggtttttagaaatgtttgcaagtattcagaccctttgctatgagactcgaaattgagctcaggtacatcctttTTCCACTGATCATGctggagatgtttctacaacttgattggagtccacctgtggtaaattcaattgattggacatgatttggaaaggcacacacttgtctatataaagtcccacagttgacagtgcatgtcagaggaaaaaccaagccatgaggtcgaaggaattgtccatagagctccgagacaggattgtttcgaggcacagatctggggaaggacaccccaaacattctgcagcattgaaggtctccaagaacacagtggcctccatcattctcaaatggaataagtttggaaccaccaagactcttcctagagctggccgctcagcCAAattgagtaatcgggggagaagggcct encodes the following:
- the col28a2a gene encoding collagen, type XXVIII, alpha 2a, whose product is MLFPTVTWFLLVAGLLGVWAQDYYEERTVNKRPRGRGAQLQAAAIATTVQKHNGQAISDEDCGLELTFLLDSSESAKENHEQEKRFAMDVVDRLQAARLQTGRSLSWKAALLQYSSHVIIEQTFKQWRGTDNFKSHITPIVYIGHGTYTTYAITNMTKMYLEESSPGNIKVAMLLTDGISNPRNPDIISAATDAKNQGVKFFTVGITRAANESANVAQLRLLASSPASRYLHNLQDIDIVEKVLKEITDLADEGCPPAQQCACEKGERGLSGLAGKKGRPGDDGDPGLKGSKGEGGLSGLPGQDGREGKSGYKGERGERGECGTPGIKGDRGPEGPMGTRGVRGLQGLPGPQGDVGPEGPQGKKGDRGPAGPAGIQGENGIGLPGSKGDLGFQGKPGPPGPPGLGEYGQPGPQGPQGFQGEIGPHGEGLPGPKGDRGLAGPRGPRGQTGAGIKGEKGEFGPPGHPGLVGLTGAGIQGEKGVEGPRGPPGGRGPQGEGLPGPKGDQGLPGELGATGERGVGEPGPKGELGTSGLAGLPGLPGEDGAPGQKGEAGVAGIRGPDGAAGIGTQGEKGDQGQRGIRGLHGPPGMTGPSGAKGEPGTPGRLGMPGLPGRAIAGPKGDIGPPGPSGPTGETGYGLPGPKGDRGNPGPSGPFGPKGEGFPGPVGPPGLPGLQGEQGPEGVGIPGPKGDIGFRGLPGFPGPKGKGVQGPPGNIGRKGPPGPNGPPGEGLQGPKGEQGSQGVTGPRGPIGEGFPGGKGDRGLQGERGNKGVKGGMGDSGVPGESGRPGVKGEAGLTREDIIKLIKEICGCGIKCKERPMELVFVIDSSESVGPENFEIIKDFVTALVDRTTVGRNATRIGLVLYSLDAHLEFNLSRYMTKQDVKQAIRNMSYVGEGTYTSTAIRKATQEAFYSARTGVRKVAIVITDGQTDKREPVKLDIAVREAHAANIEMYALGIVNISDTTQAEFLRELYLIASDPDSEHMYFIDDFNILPALESKLVSQLCEDENGALVLYRNANDFGRNGNNGHGNNGHGNNGHGNNGQGNNGQGNSGQGNSGHGNNGHGNNEHGNTYNEDPILNPSGRTSSQSHIRGRGDNFALPLNAGPLPVQVDDEEGEDLDVRTHVRGGSTVAVVNKTVSIFPARESSHSNTAVSSSSSGSASSSSGTSGSASSSSEGQFQPVSIPIPDSIFPQESVSLNPRCNLSLDQGTCREYNIQWYYDKQANSCAQFWYGSCEGNANRFETEDVCKKTCVLSRTAG